In Stomatohabitans albus, one genomic interval encodes:
- the pepN gene encoding aminopeptidase N: MDILTRSDATARAQQVSNVRIATTVDVSDQSQKDDFGVSSTLTFDATGNDVFVDAHATLITRVVLNGREVSNDELSKMVADHRVYLTGLVNGENVVEIEGRFPYSNAGVGLHRFEDPTDGQVFLYTQFEPFEAHRMYPCFDQPDLKIRWDLTVNAPAGWEVISNSEHIARPDQDSATQMPGAGEWRFAQTPPISPYITALIAGPYVKVTDKHGDIDLGIYCRPSLAKHLDADEIFEITKAGLDWFAKAFAQPYPFGKYDQLFCPQFNFGAMENPGAVTFTERYIFRNAVTDAMRAQRANTILHEMAHMWFGDLVTMQWWDDLWLNESFATFIASTALAEATRFGALSWSEFALGEKAWAYAEDQLPTTHPISTDASDTHIVMANFDGITYAKGSSVVKQLFSWVGREAFFSGLATYFETYAWQNANLKQFLAELEKTSGRDLQTWADAWLLTTGPDLLEVKEGGRVIARTQGLAEREHQILIGLFDQADDGQLIAREPVSVEITGEGFTFDEAYWDAHPTPALVVPNDQDLTYARVYLDTAGVAAVTEHLHTIEDQVTRAVVWGSLWQMTRDGVLPVHTFIKIIEHNLPFEADVNTQNRVMAQAITAAERFLDGDVSSEARRQLCRLATVQMEKAEPGSDQMLNWATLRIDARRDVPWLTGIVQGDEQIPGIELTGDLRWRAVKALAAMGLIDADGLRAERDRDPNDAGKIAFEGALALLPTAKAKEAAFTRGMDTSLPLHYRREILNNFWDVLPEVADGLVDPWLDQWTTLLPEIWKDSSAEASLQLTEAVYPGPVVDQRVVDRAAAALDALELPASAQRALKEGIDNTTRALGVRAAQPKA, from the coding sequence ATGGATATTTTGACGCGCTCTGACGCTACCGCTCGTGCTCAACAGGTCTCAAACGTTCGTATCGCTACAACAGTGGATGTGTCTGACCAATCACAAAAGGATGATTTTGGGGTCTCATCAACGTTGACCTTTGACGCCACCGGTAACGACGTATTTGTGGATGCCCACGCTACGTTGATTACACGGGTTGTACTGAATGGGCGTGAAGTCAGCAATGATGAACTATCCAAGATGGTGGCTGATCATCGTGTCTATTTAACTGGCCTGGTCAACGGTGAAAATGTAGTTGAGATTGAGGGTCGATTCCCGTACTCAAACGCAGGGGTCGGTCTCCACCGCTTTGAAGATCCGACTGATGGGCAGGTTTTTTTGTACACCCAGTTTGAGCCGTTTGAAGCTCACCGGATGTACCCGTGTTTTGACCAACCAGATCTAAAGATTCGATGGGATTTAACGGTAAACGCACCGGCAGGTTGGGAAGTCATTTCCAATAGTGAACACATCGCCCGTCCAGATCAAGATTCGGCCACCCAAATGCCGGGGGCGGGGGAGTGGCGTTTTGCCCAAACCCCTCCAATCAGCCCCTATATCACAGCACTGATTGCTGGCCCCTATGTGAAGGTAACGGACAAGCACGGTGATATTGACTTAGGCATTTACTGCCGCCCGAGTTTGGCTAAACATCTTGACGCTGACGAGATTTTTGAGATTACCAAGGCGGGTCTCGACTGGTTCGCCAAGGCCTTTGCGCAACCGTATCCCTTTGGGAAGTACGACCAACTGTTTTGCCCGCAATTCAACTTCGGGGCGATGGAGAACCCTGGAGCGGTCACGTTCACCGAGCGCTATATCTTCCGGAATGCGGTAACTGACGCAATGCGCGCCCAGCGCGCAAACACCATTTTGCATGAGATGGCGCATATGTGGTTCGGAGACTTAGTTACGATGCAGTGGTGGGATGACTTGTGGTTAAACGAGAGTTTTGCCACCTTTATCGCATCTACGGCCTTGGCTGAAGCCACCCGCTTCGGTGCGTTGAGTTGGAGTGAGTTTGCCCTTGGCGAAAAGGCATGGGCGTATGCCGAGGACCAGTTACCGACCACTCACCCGATCTCCACGGATGCATCAGATACGCATATCGTGATGGCGAACTTCGATGGGATCACCTATGCCAAGGGTTCGAGTGTTGTAAAGCAGCTCTTTAGTTGGGTAGGCCGTGAGGCCTTCTTTAGTGGGCTGGCCACCTACTTTGAGACCTACGCCTGGCAGAACGCAAACTTAAAACAGTTTTTGGCCGAACTCGAAAAAACTAGTGGCCGTGACCTACAAACCTGGGCAGATGCCTGGTTGTTGACCACCGGACCTGACCTCTTAGAGGTTAAGGAAGGCGGTCGTGTGATTGCGCGTACTCAAGGACTTGCTGAGCGTGAGCACCAGATCTTGATTGGGCTGTTTGACCAGGCTGATGACGGTCAGCTAATCGCACGTGAACCGGTGAGTGTGGAGATTACTGGTGAGGGGTTTACGTTCGATGAGGCTTATTGGGATGCCCACCCCACGCCTGCGCTGGTGGTACCCAACGATCAAGACTTAACCTATGCACGTGTGTACTTGGATACGGCTGGTGTAGCTGCGGTGACCGAGCACTTGCACACGATTGAGGATCAGGTTACCCGTGCCGTGGTGTGGGGTTCATTGTGGCAGATGACTCGTGACGGGGTGTTGCCGGTACACACTTTTATCAAGATCATTGAGCATAATCTGCCCTTCGAGGCTGATGTGAATACGCAAAATCGGGTGATGGCCCAGGCTATTACAGCGGCAGAACGCTTCTTAGATGGGGATGTATCAAGCGAAGCACGCCGCCAGCTTTGCCGCTTGGCTACGGTTCAAATGGAAAAGGCCGAGCCAGGTAGCGATCAGATGTTGAACTGGGCGACGTTACGCATTGATGCACGGCGAGATGTGCCCTGGCTAACGGGCATAGTGCAAGGTGACGAACAGATTCCCGGTATTGAACTAACCGGTGATTTGCGCTGGCGTGCAGTGAAAGCCCTTGCCGCAATGGGGTTGATTGATGCCGATGGCCTTCGTGCGGAACGTGACCGTGACCCGAACGATGCAGGCAAGATTGCGTTTGAAGGGGCATTGGCCTTACTGCCCACCGCGAAGGCAAAGGAAGCCGCGTTTACCCGCGGTATGGACACGTCGTTACCGTTGCACTATCGCCGCGAGATTCTAAATAATTTCTGGGATGTCTTACCTGAGGTTGCTGATGGGTTGGTAGACCCGTGGCTAGATCAATGGACCACCCTATTACCTGAGATTTGGAAGGATTCGAGCGCCGAGGCAAGTTTGCAGCTGACCGAGGCGGTTTACCCAGGGCCGGTTGTGGATCAGCGTGTGGTAGACCGCGCTGCTGCGGCCCTTGACGCGCTTGAACTGCCGGCGAGTGCCCAGCGTGCCCTTAAAGAAGGAATTGATAACACGACGCGCGCATTAGGTGTACGCGCTGCACAGCCAAAGGCCTAA
- a CDS encoding protein phosphatase 2C domain-containing protein, whose amino-acid sequence MPFNGDWLSAGENGERSDIAVSHVDTPRVKATGVSLRGYGHLRNGKPLQDAHAVGVVPDSSLLVALVADGSGRYPHSHWLSEVVVRSGWRCVAETLHGAQQLPHDVNGLVAELHELAMTQGRRLCHYLGVGQDGHDHDSPAPLSAEEIAQQMACTLQFVLLDTETLEYLWVDVAGDGSAYWRDRKARLHVIQQGTDELGENSWTPPLPLYRGDPLVHAGRLKAGDMLMMVTDGIGEALLNGKTPESISFSSRLQTRPSVFNIASFVSTIGLHDKDDKTLVLMTT is encoded by the coding sequence ATGCCGTTTAATGGTGACTGGCTGAGTGCCGGTGAAAATGGTGAGCGCTCAGACATTGCGGTGAGTCATGTTGACACACCACGTGTCAAGGCAACTGGGGTGAGCCTGCGTGGTTATGGGCATTTACGGAATGGGAAACCACTCCAAGATGCCCACGCGGTGGGGGTAGTGCCCGATTCTTCTCTACTCGTTGCCCTAGTTGCTGATGGGTCAGGACGGTATCCGCATAGCCACTGGCTGAGTGAAGTCGTTGTTCGTTCCGGGTGGCGTTGCGTCGCCGAAACGTTACATGGTGCCCAACAATTGCCGCATGACGTTAATGGTCTTGTGGCCGAACTCCATGAGCTGGCTATGACACAAGGGCGGCGGCTGTGTCACTATTTGGGTGTTGGGCAAGATGGCCACGATCACGATAGTCCAGCGCCGCTATCTGCCGAAGAAATCGCACAGCAAATGGCATGTACATTGCAGTTTGTTCTCCTCGACACCGAGACACTTGAATATCTCTGGGTTGATGTGGCTGGTGATGGGTCCGCGTACTGGCGTGATCGAAAGGCCCGTTTGCATGTTATCCAACAAGGTACAGACGAGCTTGGGGAGAATAGTTGGACACCGCCGTTGCCGCTGTATCGGGGTGATCCTCTGGTTCACGCCGGGCGTTTGAAGGCTGGTGACATGTTGATGATGGTGACTGACGGTATCGGAGAAGCCCTCCTCAACGGCAAAACACCTGAGAGCATTTCGTTTAGTAGTCGTCTACAAACCCGGCCATCTGTGTTCAATATCGCATCCTTCGTGTCAACAATTGGGTTGCACGACAAAGATGACAAAACGTTGGTTTTGATGACCACCTAG
- a CDS encoding LytR C-terminal domain-containing protein, translating into MADHDVSSEQSMASLRAFTAPLFRGLTAAIVVFIIYAAFFGGGSGTTSSTASDNASPGISTAPTAPGTTGAAGTVSVDPSTGALVNPSATDGTTIGSASNAPVGDKPGVGVKVQVLQGASTSKSALDSAVSVLKQLGYTVKIGGRAASDYDTTTVFVVKGKETEADNLSAADPRFKEQKPKPESITADDDIHIAVGSDWSSGSGSGSSASESSSSSSSEGTSSSSTSGSSSESSTSGTTPSYDPSTSAALPAGAQGAAASNTVPNFAGAAANTSTVNSTGSTTNTGGTGTTVVNPAPSASSS; encoded by the coding sequence ATGGCAGACCACGACGTTTCTTCAGAACAATCAATGGCTTCGCTTCGCGCCTTTACCGCACCACTCTTTCGTGGGTTAACGGCGGCGATCGTTGTCTTTATCATTTACGCCGCGTTCTTTGGTGGTGGCTCGGGTACAACCTCCTCCACCGCCTCTGATAATGCATCTCCTGGCATTTCTACAGCTCCAACGGCCCCTGGCACCACCGGTGCTGCAGGCACCGTTTCCGTAGATCCCAGTACTGGTGCACTTGTCAATCCCAGCGCAACCGATGGCACCACAATAGGCAGCGCCTCAAATGCTCCCGTTGGTGACAAGCCCGGTGTAGGCGTTAAGGTTCAGGTTCTTCAAGGTGCAAGCACCTCAAAGTCAGCCCTGGACTCCGCAGTATCGGTGTTAAAGCAACTGGGCTACACCGTGAAAATCGGCGGTAGAGCCGCAAGCGACTATGACACGACAACCGTGTTTGTTGTAAAAGGCAAAGAAACCGAAGCCGACAACCTCTCTGCAGCTGACCCACGTTTCAAAGAGCAAAAGCCAAAGCCCGAGAGCATTACCGCTGATGACGACATTCATATTGCGGTCGGTTCTGACTGGTCCTCTGGATCAGGTTCTGGTTCAAGCGCGAGTGAATCATCCAGTTCAAGCTCTTCTGAAGGAACGAGCAGCTCTAGCACCAGCGGTTCATCAAGTGAATCATCAACGAGCGGCACAACACCGAGCTACGATCCAAGCACCTCAGCCGCCTTGCCTGCTGGCGCCCAAGGTGCCGCAGCCAGTAACACCGTTCCTAACTTTGCTGGAGCAGCCGCCAATACCTCGACGGTGAACAGCACCGGAAGTACAACCAATACGGGTGGCACCGGCACCACCGTTGTCAACCCGGCCCCTTCAGCAAGTAGCAGCTAG
- a CDS encoding LytR C-terminal domain-containing protein yields MDRVFLNMARIIVLVVFVSVFGVLMQWAFHPERRPDVEAIARARNEAARAAQAAANPTATPSATPTPEPTPEGPNPNDLIALGRSPQDIKVQALRAGASNAQFDKAVSALERMGYTVITSSSKRTVKSTTIYTTKPETQADAEALRARDPRFAEIEENGGLKAEVDLHVLIGDDF; encoded by the coding sequence ATGGACCGGGTCTTTTTAAATATGGCGCGCATCATTGTGCTTGTGGTGTTTGTAAGTGTGTTTGGGGTGCTCATGCAGTGGGCATTCCACCCAGAACGTCGTCCCGATGTGGAGGCCATTGCGCGCGCACGTAATGAAGCGGCACGCGCGGCGCAGGCTGCTGCCAACCCAACCGCCACCCCTTCAGCTACTCCCACGCCTGAGCCAACCCCCGAAGGTCCTAACCCGAACGATTTGATTGCACTTGGCCGTAGTCCACAAGACATCAAGGTACAGGCTCTGCGTGCAGGAGCGTCAAATGCGCAGTTCGATAAAGCGGTTAGCGCATTGGAGCGGATGGGATATACGGTTATCACGTCCAGTTCAAAGCGCACCGTTAAATCAACCACGATTTATACAACAAAGCCGGAAACCCAAGCGGATGCTGAGGCGTTGCGGGCGCGCGATCCACGGTTTGCCGAGATTGAAGAAAACGGTGGGTTGAAGGCCGAGGTTGATTTGCACGTGCTGATTGGTGACGACTTTTAA
- a CDS encoding PspA/IM30 family protein codes for MFETIKKWFNYLFASANSAFEANADPKVQLEQAMAEARHQHQTLRNQAATVIANQKQIEAKLNRKIDEVEKTTASARQAVLMADKAAAEGDEAKAADYTEAAQAFATKLVALEGEVDSLKQLSLDSARASDQAKAAVTEHGQKMQERLAQQQKLLSKIDQAKMQETVNDAMQTLTVTAGIEGPSFDELEAKIEARYARARGYQELDAASPEGRMLEVERAAMASQATNKLDEIRAQLGMGAADEKQLEADKAKELDPSATASESVTEVIDVEESEA; via the coding sequence ATGTTTGAAACAATTAAAAAGTGGTTTAACTACCTGTTTGCCAGCGCCAATAGTGCGTTTGAGGCCAACGCTGATCCCAAGGTGCAGCTTGAGCAGGCAATGGCTGAAGCCCGCCACCAGCACCAGACGTTGCGTAACCAAGCCGCTACGGTGATTGCAAATCAAAAGCAGATCGAAGCAAAGCTCAACCGCAAGATTGATGAGGTTGAGAAGACCACCGCATCTGCCCGTCAAGCCGTGCTGATGGCTGATAAGGCGGCAGCTGAAGGTGATGAGGCTAAAGCAGCTGACTACACCGAAGCAGCCCAGGCCTTTGCGACCAAACTTGTGGCCCTTGAAGGCGAAGTGGATTCGTTGAAGCAGTTGAGTTTGGATTCTGCACGGGCGTCTGATCAGGCTAAGGCCGCGGTAACAGAACATGGCCAAAAGATGCAAGAGCGGCTTGCTCAGCAACAGAAATTGTTGAGCAAGATTGACCAGGCCAAGATGCAAGAAACCGTGAATGATGCGATGCAAACGCTGACCGTGACCGCTGGTATCGAAGGGCCGAGCTTTGATGAGCTTGAAGCCAAAATCGAAGCACGCTATGCCAGGGCACGTGGATACCAAGAGCTTGATGCGGCAAGTCCAGAAGGACGCATGCTTGAAGTAGAACGTGCCGCAATGGCGAGCCAGGCCACCAACAAGCTAGATGAAATTCGTGCACAGCTTGGTATGGGGGCGGCCGATGAAAAGCAACTTGAAGCGGACAAAGCCAAAGAGCTGGATCCCAGTGCCACAGCGAGTGAATCAGTAACCGAAGTTATTGATGTTGAAGAGTCAGAAGCCTAG